GGCGAGACGATCTACGTCGCTTCGGCCGGCGGCCGCGACCTGAACGTCACGTTCGGGTCGCCGCCGGCGTTCGACGGTGGCATCGGCGGGTCCGTGAACCTCGCGATGTACGGCGACCAGGGCGAGGTCGTCGTACGGACGGAAGTCGGTCCGACGACGAACGGGAGCGTCGGGTCGCTCGCGCCCGTCACCGAGGTCGGCGTGGTCGGGTCGGCGGACGGCGTCGGTGTGGCGGGCGCACCAGTCGCCTGACCGGGGCCCCGTCCAATCGGTGTACCGAGTGCGTCCGCACCGCTCGCGGCCGGTCTCGCCGCAGTGACTTCTCGAAACAAAACTGATAAACTGTGGACGACGAACGTGTCTGTATGCGCGGCCAACCGCAGGACTTCGACCGGGTGCTCTCCTCGATGTGCACGGAACCGCACCCGGCGGCTCGCGAGGCCGCGGAGCGATTTCTCGCGACGAACCCGGGCGACCCCGCGACGTACCAGTCCGTCGCCGACCTCGAGACCGAGGTCGTCGAGATGCTCGGTGACGTGGTTGGCGTCGCCGACCCGTCGGGGTACGTCGCCTCCGGTGGGACGGAGGCGAACATCCAGGCGGTGCGGATGGCGCGGAACCGCGCGGTGACGCAGACGCCGAACGTCGTCGTGCCCGAGAGCGCGCACTTCTCGTTCAAGAAGGCGGCGGACGTGCTCGGCGTGGAACTTCGCGTCACGTCGCTGGAGGACGATTACACGGCGGACGTCGGGGCCGTCGAGCGGTTCTGCGACGAGGATACGGTGCTGGTCGTCGGCGTCGCGGGGTCGACGGAGTACGGGCGCGTCGACCCGATCCCGGAGCTGGCGGCGGTCGGGCACGAGTACGGCGCGCTCGTGCACGTCGACGCGGCCTGGGGCGGGTTCGTGCTGCCGTTCACGGACCACGACTGGAGTTTCGCGGACGCATCCATCGATACGATGACGATCGACCCGCACAAGATGGGGCAGGCCGCCATCCCGGCCGGCGGGCTGCTCGCGCGCGACGCCGAGCTGTTCGACGCGCTCGCGGTGGATACGCCGTACCTCGAGTCGGCGTCGCAGG
Above is a genomic segment from Halorubellus sp. JP-L1 containing:
- the mfnA gene encoding tyrosine decarboxylase MfnA; its protein translation is MRGQPQDFDRVLSSMCTEPHPAAREAAERFLATNPGDPATYQSVADLETEVVEMLGDVVGVADPSGYVASGGTEANIQAVRMARNRAVTQTPNVVVPESAHFSFKKAADVLGVELRVTSLEDDYTADVGAVERFCDEDTVLVVGVAGSTEYGRVDPIPELAAVGHEYGALVHVDAAWGGFVLPFTDHDWSFADASIDTMTIDPHKMGQAAIPAGGLLARDAELFDALAVDTPYLESASQATLTGTRSGAGVASAHAALRALWPDGYREASQRAQANAEWLADALAAAGLNVVDPELPLVAASVTDEAFEALREREWRLSRTSDGELRVVCMPHVTREMLESFVADVESVTATVARGGR